AATTTGTAGCTATATACGCTGCATGAACATAAAAAACCGCCTGCTCACCTGTTATAAGAACAAGTGAGACAGGCGGTTCCTCCGCACATGCCGCTAAGTTATTTTTAAAGTAACACATTTTCTTCCAAATTTCAACAGCTGATTGCTGGATATACCGTACAGCGTTGATGATTAATGACCTGCATGTTTGATGTCATACATAATTAGGGGACTGCTCCGAGTATGCTAGAGAAGACAAGGGTGCGATAATCTACAGTGCTATGATATATTAAACACCATTATGGAAGGATGTCCGTTGAGGATTTCGCAGTATGTAAATAGAGAGGAACCTACATCATGAAAACTGAAGCTTCAAATTCCGCACCGCAGTCAATGAATGACCGGATCGTCATGCCGATCTGGACCTGCGGCCTGTTCATTGTCGTGATGAACACCACAATGTTCAATGTCTCCATGCCCAGCATTATTGGAGATTTACACATCACAGCAGATTTGGGATCCTGGATTATTTCCAGTTACTCCATCGGATATGCGCTGTCTACGGTTATTTACAGCCGCCTTTCTGACTCCATTGCAATTCGAAGACTGCTAACTGTAGGACTCCTCGTTCTAGGGTTTTCATCCGTATTAGGATTGTTTGCACAAACCTATGGAGTGCTGCTTGCAGCGCGGATTCTTCAATCTGCAGGAGCCGGCGCGATGGCTGGACTCGGGCTTATTTTAGCCAGTAGGTATATTCCGCCTCAACGTAGGGGACGAGCTATCGCGATGATCTCCGCTGGAAGTGCCATGGCATTTGGCATCGGCCCCATTGCCGGAGGAATCATCACCGAATATTTCGGTTGGAACGGACTCTTTGGACTCACCTGTCTCATCCTTCTCGTTCTGCCGGTGCTGCTTCGTTTGCTGCCGCGCGACCTGCCTCCTTCATCAGGCTTCGATCTGATAGGGGCATCGCTCACAGTTGCTAATGCCGTCACTCTTTTGCTAGCCGTTACCCAGCTGTCCATCGTATGGCTCGCGGTCAGCGCGGTCACCATCATCACTCACGTGTGGCATCTGCGTAAAGGCCAAGATACCTTCATCAATCCGGCACTGCTCAAGAACACTCATTACCGCAAGCTGCTTATCATCGGATGGTGCATCCTCATAGTAAACCTGGGCAACTTGTTCCTGATGCCGCTCGCCTTATCCGATCTCTACGGCCGTTCTCCACTGACCATTGGACTAACGATTGCGCCGGGAGCTTTATTGTCCGCCTTTCTATCCCGATTTGTCGGCCGCTGGATCGATACCTATGGGAATAGGCTGTTTCTTCTCATCGCCCATGCACTCTTTATTGCCGTGCTGCTTTCTTTCATGCTCGGCATCGGTTCTGCATCGTACATCATACTAGGCGGATATCTGGCATTATCACCTGCTATCTCTGCCGCAATCGCGTCGCTCAATAATGAGACCTCCCAGCTGCTACCTAAAGCCCAGATCGGATCGGGGATGGGGCTTATGCAGTTAATTCAGTTCTTTGGAGGATCCATGTCTACCGCAGTGTGCGGCCTCCTTCTTCATGCTTTTAACAGGCTGCCTGCCGTAGAGAGATATAGCCGGACGTATGCAGTACTGCTGGCTGTATCTCTCTGTTCCACCCTTGTGCTTTACTGGTACATCCGCTCCGCGCGGCCTGCTACGCAGACAGATTCGCGCTAAAGCTTCTCTCGTATAGGAAACTTCCTGTTAACACCAAAGAGCCTCCATTCCACTCCGATGAGATGGTAAGAGGCTCTTTGCTTTTCACTCTACATGCTTGAAGGATACGAAAGCTCGATCCTTCTTTTCTATTTGGCCTAGCACTTAGCTGCCAAAAATCCGCGAGTGATAATAACCAGCAGAATGAACAGGACCAGAATGCTTCCTGCCGAGCTGTACGGAGCTACAGCGGCCGGTGCTACAGCCGCTACCACAGCTGGCTTCATAACAGGCTTCGGATAAATAATCGACGTTTGTTGATAGGAAGCGTGCAAATGAATGTCGTTGTGAACCGGTTTGTTCATAATCGGGGCTACAGGTTGCGGCATTGGCATTGGCATTGGGGCAGGAGCAGGACTTGGCATCGGCATTGGTTGTACCGGATAAACAGGGGCGGTGTAGCTAGGTTTAACATGTTCCATAATAGAAAGCACCTCCATTAGTAATAAAAGCCTGAAGTTGTATTTGTTGAAGTCACTTTGGCTGGGTCATTTACTTACAACATCAGTCTATGGGAGAGCACCTACACGGAACACGGTAAATACCCATATGAACTAAAAATAGTCAAGTATCTTCGTCTCTCCACGGATGGTCGGAGAACATCAACTGAAGCTCGGAATGGACCTGCTTTATCGATAAGAAGAGACTGTCCTATCGGACAGTCTCTTCTTCCTTACACATATGGATTGTTATCGCGCTCGAAGCCTATCGTCGTTCTGACTCCATGACCCGGATACACAATCACATCGTCATTTAACAGAAACAGCTTGTCTTGTATGGAGTCCAGCAGCGTGTTCGTGTCGCCTCCTGGCAGGTCGGTGCGTCCGACCGACAACCGGAACAGCACATCGCCGCCGAACAGGTGCTTGTCATATAAGAAGCTGACACTGCCCGGAGAATGACCAGGTGTATGAAATACCTTTAGCTGGATGCCAAGAAACTCAAGCACCTGCCCTTCGTCCAGTGCAAACTCGGCAGGGTCGGTTACGATATCCGCTCCCAGCTCCGGCCAACGTGCAGAACCGTTCTTCTTGGGATTGGTCAGCCAGTCGGCTTCCAAATCATGAATATATACGGGGCATTTTTTCAGCTTACGAATCTCGTCTACGCCACCGATATGGTCAAAATGCGCATGTGTCAGCAAAATCGCTTCAATATCGAGGCTAGCAATTTTTTTGATCAACGGCTGCGGATTCATACCGGGATCGATGATAATCCCTTTTTTCGTATCGGGATTAGACAGTAAGTAAGCATTCGTGCCGAGCGGCCCCAACGGGACCGTGTCGATCTTAATCATCATTCATTCGCTCTCAATCTATGTAAGAATACTTGCTATTGCTTTTACCTAAAGCTTAAAACGTAGAGATCAGTTCACGAAGCTCTTGCACAATCGCAGCATGATAGCTGTTGCCTTCACCGTATTGACGGCCCATCTCAGCTCTGGCGACTTGAATTTTTTCATTATAATCCGGCGCTTCGCGGTCAGGGTTTTCCTGCTTGAACTGGGTCATAACCGCTTGTACATGCTTCGGACGAGGACCCCACTGGCCTAAAACAAAACCGCCCGTATCAGTGAAAATCACAATCGGAATGGCGCGGCCGCCCATGGTCAGGAACTGGTCCATGACGTCCATATTCTGCTCCTGAATCAGCACTTCAACAGGCACTCCGCTGTTTTCCAATGCTCTGAACACGACCGGAACGTTGCGCACCACGTCTCCGCACCAATCGGCGCAAAGAATCAGGCAGCGCAGGTCATCGCGGTTGTTTAACTGTTCGAAAAACTCCTTGTCATCCTCACTTGCCCACTCAAAGCTGTTGTAATATGCAAGAAACTGCTCTTGATTCTTCTCCATGCCGTCGATAAATTGCTGCGGTTTAATGCCTGTGCGAAGCTTGTTAGCGAGATTAGTACTCATCTTTTTCTGGCCTCCTGTAACGATTTAGATTAAGTATATTGTAGCAAATGCTTGCGAAAGCTCCAAACGGTTGTGTGTACACGCTTCATTTGAAAGAAAGACTAAGATGCTCTATTTCTTCTCTTCATAAAAAATTGATAGGCAACGTATAAAAGCGTGAGTACGATTGCAGCTATAATGAGAGGCTTTATATAAGGCCCCGCCACCTCATCAATTTTTTCCCAGTTGTCTTTAAGTGCCATACCTAGGTACACATACAAGAACGAATATGGTACCAACGCTAGTGCGGTATACAACGTAAACTTGCCTAAAGGCATTCTTGCCAGACCGCCTGGGATGGAAATCGCATGACGGACAATCGGGATAAATCGCGCAGTGAAGATCATCCCCGTTCCATACCGGTTAAACCAAGACTCGGCAACATCAATATGATGCTTGCTGATGAGCAAATACTTGCCGTACCTCTCAAGGAAAGGTCTGCCACCGTAGCGTCCGATCCAATAAAGGACAATTTGAGCTAGTGTCCCTCCGATAACCGCACATATAATGGCGCCGATAAAGCTGATTTCTCCTTTGGAAACCAAGTATCCTGCGTAAGCCAAAAGCAATTCATTGGGAATTACCTCCAGCATAAGACCAAGGAAAATCCCCCAATAGCCAAGACTCTCCAAGTACAACAGAACACTGTGAATCAAATCACCCATTCATAGCCCTCTCTCCACACATACTAGCCGGATCTTCTCTCGATAGCTTGTATATCTGCATGATCCTAACCTATCCTATTCTATCATAGACCTATACATGTCAACCACTTTGAACCTGCTTATGAGATTAGGTTTGAAACCAGTCAAGCAGCCTATCTTTCCAAATTCTAGCCGCGGTGCTGAGTTCTCTGTCCTTCATACAGATCAGTCCATGATTGATCGGTATCGATGTGTCCGTCTTCACACGCGTTAGACGACCAGACGCAATTTCAGCTTGCACCGAACTAAAGGGCAGAAGAGCCGCACCCATTCCGCAAATCACGGTTTGCTTGATCATTTCCAAGCTATCGAATTCCATTACGGAAAAGTGTATCACGCCTTTCTTCTGCAGCTCTCTCTCCACGATGTGGTGATAGATGCACCGTCCGCCATAGCTGATGACCTTAACCTGCGGGAGATTCCCCCACTCTCCATCCTGCATACCGCACGCTAGCTCCGATGCCGCCACCCACACCAATTCATCCGAAAATAAAGGAATAAACTCCATCTGTGGGAGCTGCGGATCACTCGGAACAATTCCCAAATCTATCCGATAAGCATTCACTTCCTCCACGATATCGTGCTGAAAGCCGGTTTCGAAATGCAGCTCGATCTGCGGATACTGCCTGATAAACGCCGGTAAAAGCTGCGGCAAATGTGGTACACAAAACGATTCCAAAGCCCGCATGCGTACGGGCCCCTTCGGCTCGTCGAGACCGCTTAATTGATCCTGAAGAGATTGCCCCAGCTGTAAAAATCGATAGGCAAACGGCGCTATGGCTTTGCCCGCTTCCGTAGGCTCAACGCCTCTAGGCAAACGCTGAAACAAGCGCACTCCCATTAGCTGCTCCATCTGCTGAATCTGTGCCGTTATCGTAGACTGCACATAGCCGAGCCGCGCAGCCGCCTTGCTAAGGCTTCTTTCTTCCAGCACCGCTACAAACGTCCTCATGCTTCGTCCATCCATCTGTTCAATCATTACCACCACCACCTATCGAAAAATCAAATATGACATATTGAAATCATTCATTTTTCAAATATATATGCTGATGATATCATCTAGGCAACTCCTTGGAAAGAGGTGCACTATCCTATGACAACATCCATTAAAAGCACAGCCCTGAAGCTCCTGCCGGGCTTCGGCGGCTTTCTGGCCATCTGGCTCCTTAGCCTGCTGGGCGACTCCGCCCGGTTCCCGCTGCTGATGGCGCCCTTCGGCGCTTCCTGCGTCATCGCCTTTGCGCTGTCGCAGAGCCCGCTCGCACAGCCGCGCAGCATCGTCGGCGGGCATGCGCTCAGCACGCTGGTCGGTCTGTGCGCGCTCTTCGCCTTCGGCGACCATGCGTGGAGCATGGCTCTGGCCGTCGGCGCGGCGATCACCCTAATGCAGCTTACCCGCACGCTGCATCCTCCCGCCGGGGCTGATCCGCTGGTTGTGATGACAACCGGCGCCTCCTGGGGCTTCCTCTTCACACCCGTGCTGATCGGCTCCATCGTCCTTGTGCTGGTCGCCTATGGGTATCATCGCGCAGCCAAAGCCTCTTACCCCGCCAAGTGGTGGTGACGGTCCAGCCTGTTAGACATGCACTGACAAGCCCCTGCATATGATGTACAAAATTCACTAAACAGGAGGCGACCCGCCGTGTCTAAAGTATGGATCATTCAGCGCAAGCATGTTGTTCTTGCAGCCGCCGCTCTACTGATCGTCGCTGCAGGCGTTCTGTATGCTAACCGTGTGAAGCTTCTTCCTGCCGATGCACAGCCTGTTGTGGAACGCACCTTCCACATGGTCACAGGGGAATTCTCCTCCACCACAGCAGATGGCAAAAAAATCGAAGCGTACCGATGGGATCCGGGGAGCATCGTCGTTCACAAAGGCGAGCATGTTAAGCTTAACATCCTGGGCGTTAACGGAGTGAGTCATCCGTTCCTCATCGAAGGCTTAAATGTTAGAGGAGAGGTCAAGAAAGGCAAGACGACTGTCGTCTCCTTCACCCCTAATCAGACAGGCACCTACCGTTTGATCTGCCTGGCACACGCCGATGAAGCGCATAACGGTCCGATGATCGGATATATTGAAGTCATCGACTAGCTTCTGTGCAACATGGGCTCCTGCCTGCCGCAGCAGCTGTAGCTATCCGCCCTCTAGATGCATACACATAGCATAGAGAGGGTGTAGCAACGGCGATGATGAACAAAACGAACGAAAAGCATAAACAGCAGTTTCCGACCGCCCGTGGAATCAGACGGGCTTGCAGCAAAGAGCTGTACAGAACCGCCAAACGTCTCAAAACATGGATTTCCCCAGAGCAAATGAAGCAGGCTGAAGAGCTGTACATCAAAAAAGTGATGCTCAATTTGCCGTTTATCGTAGAGAACGGCAGCAACCGCAAAGCACTCTCGGATTGGTTCGACGAGAACGTAGGCCCGGAAATCGCGCCGCTCTGGAACGTAGAACTGCCTGCGCTCAACCAGGCATTCCGCGACGCATTCGGCGGTTGATCGCAAGCAGACAGTAAACACGACTTCGTCGTCTTACTGGACGTGTGCCAAGGTTGACGCGAAGCAAGGTCTTACGAAGATGATCGACTGGGCTAATTTCGAGGGACGGTATCGTTCCTTTCCGTGGAACAATGCCCAAAAGAACAGTTCTGTTCACATGAGAGACAGAGCTGTTCTTCGTTATTTTCCCAAAAAGATAGACAACAAAATGTAAATAATAGTTTGGACACATTACGAAATTGGGGGGATTTATACATATGCCTGAACGCAGGTGAATTAAAAAGTAAGGGGAAAATGTAATGTTATGCCCCTAAGGTTGATTTTCCCCAATGTTGTTTATATCTGTTGAATTTTCAGAAAATTCTGTGCCGCCATATAAAGATGCCATCGCGTTCCAATCTTCTTTAGATAAAAATGTAAAATATGCTCTTAAGGCATCCTCGGGATTTTATATGATAGATCTGTATCAGTAATTCTTTTAAGCTCAAAAATAGTTGCCTCTGATAATAAGATAAGTCTATTGTTATTAACTCAACTTTCGCAGCTTGAAATTGGCAAATAAACCTTGATGTAGCTAGGCAAACCGGCTATCCAATCGTGGAGTTGACGATGGATCAGTTTTGAGATTCTCTTCCCAACTTTTGTGGCAACTTCGTTCATCAGTTCGACCAGTTGTTGAAGTGCAACGACCCAGTCAATCGTGCCAACTTCGTCACACAACAAATAGAACAGACCGCCAATTGTCCGCTGATCCGTGCTTTGGCGATGCTGCCAAGCCAGTAAGATATAGCGCGCGAATACGATCGTTGTATGGCTAATAAGCAGATCGTAAGAGCGTCCTTGAAACTCCTTCTGCAGGCGCAGCAAGGATTTGGCGCACTTAAAGAAGACTTCTATTTCCCAACGCATTCTGTAAATCCGAATGATGTCTGAAGCAGATAACGTAAGATCGGTAGAGAGGATAGCTAGCCATTCCTTCTTCTTGGATCGATGACGGACGAACACAACCATGACGGGGATCCCTGGAGCTAGCTCCGTCCGAATCTGCCGAAGGATGTGCCGGTTCTTTCCCTCGATGCGAGCCGCAAGTGAATATAGTGAATTCAGGCAAATGCGATGCCCATCTACTAGATATCGCTTTCTATCGTTTTTCACCATGCCAATGACGTGTAATTCGCGATTACGCATCTCTTGAATCAGTGGCGCGTGAGTAAACCAGCTATCCATGAGCACATAGGACGCGGAAAGACCGGCAGCCATAGCGCGATCCAGCATAGCGGCGATGTTATCTGGAGCACTTTGCAGCGCTTCTTTCCGACGCTTGTAACCTGACGAGCGTTTATCGATACCGTCGGCGATCCCATTGATGCTGGAGTTGTTCGAGCTGAGAAGCGCGAAGTCAATTGGAACGAAGGAATGTCCATCTGTCCATCCCATGGTTAGCATGCGGAAACCCTTATAGTACGCTCCTGTGGCATGATCTTTAAAGCGTGCGAGCATCTCGACAGCCTTGCTTCGGTTACGTTCAAACATTGAATCATCGAAGATGAATGCCGTTTCGCGCTTGTCAGAGGTAAGGTGCTCCATGCGATGAACGGTCTCATGGCTTAGTAGTGTTAAAAAGCGTCGCCAAGCATATCCACTGTGATTGAGAAAACGATAGACCGCATCTTTCCCAGGATAATTTGTGCCCTGAGGGCTTTCGAGCAGACGAAACCAATTTTTCTGCTGAAACAACAGTACAAATATGATTCGGAACAAGGTCGCACAGGTGAAGCCGAACTTCTTTTTGAAGCCAGCATCATTCAAGTGTTTAATGACCTTCAGTTCCTGGAAAGCCAACTTAATTTCTGCTGGCAGTTGATCAATGGATAGCTTTTGCTCTATCATATAGAGGACACCTCTTCTGTGTGGTAGTAGTGTGACTTCGACACTCTCACTTTACCAAAGGAAGCGGTGTTTTTCTATTTTCAAGCAGGGTATCTTATCGATCACAAATCCAGTACGCACCTGGACTTACGCTGATTTATTAGGTGCGAAAGTTGAGTTATTAATAACAAAAAAACTTATAGGTATGCCAAGTTTTGTAGAAGGGTCACTTATACCTATTACTTTTACTACATCATTTATATGTAAGTCTGGGATATGTATTTTATAAAATCTATAAAAAGAGTCAGAGTTATAGCATGTCGATGTAATCTCATATAATGGATTTTTCAGTTCATATTGATACTTCTTATAGTTTTTTAGTCCTTTTGATGAAAAAAAGTCTTTTTGGATTATAAGTTCATCTCCAATAAATTTCTGCCCTGTTGGATATTCAGAAGCATCATTATATGAATTTGCAAATCCTAAAAGCTTCTCAACTTTCCAAGTTCCATAGAAATATTTTTCAGTTTCACTATCCAAATTTATACTTTCTACAGAACAATAATCGGATGGTTTTATAATAGACTCATCCGTTCCAGGTTTAGGCTCACTAGAAGTATTTGGATTTGATGTTATTTCAACATTTCCACAAGCCGATGCTAGCAACAACATGATTATAATACAAACTAATAATATTTTTTTCATGTTTCACACCCTTTTTTATTTTTTGATTGTGTCACAATGTCTTCAGACATCACATGGCTATTTACTGCGTATAAAATTTTTCGCCGTTTTCGAAATGCAACTAATTCATTTAAGTATTAGACGGTTTTCTAGCCCTTCAAGTTGTGAAAAGCAGTGAACTCAAACATCGACACGGGTATGGTATCGCTGCATGCTCGGGTCTGCTTGGCATGCAGTTGCAAGGTTCGATTCCTGTTTTTTCCATAAATTTAAAACGAATATTGGAGATATCTGAGTAAGGATAAAGGAAAGATAACCGAATAACGACAAAAAGGAAGACATTTACCCAAGACTTGAGTGATAATGTCTTCTTCTTAGTTGGACCTTATGGACCATTTAAAAAAGGTACAAGTTTTTCGGTGGGGCTCTTCCCCAGCCAGGTAGCGGTGGAGTCAAAATACATTCGACTTAATTTGAGAGGCAGAGATCAACTTTCACCCAAGTTCTTTCTGCAAGTCTTTCGAGAACACATCATCGGCAATTTCACACAGTCAGATCCACTGCTGGACCTGAGCATGAAGGAATAGCTTTAATTAGGACAGTGTAGTGAATCTTTTGAGGGTTCTGTTTAATTCCCCATCTAGGAAATAACAAGAAGGCCAAAAAGCATGCCGGTATTCCGGCAGCAGCTTCTTGGCCTTTCTTGTGGTTGATAGGTAATTGTGCTCCGCTAGCCACTTACTTATACGACGGCAGCCAATCCCCGTGCGCCGCAATCAACTCGTCGCACATCATGGCGATGTCGTCCATCGACAGCTCCGCCGAGGTATGCGGGTCCAGCATCGCGGCATGGTAAATATGCTCGCGCTTGCCGGTCATAGCAGCCTCTATCGTGAGCAGCTGCGTATTGATGTTCGTGCGGTTAAGCGCCGCACACTGGGGCGGAAGATCACCTACGTAGGTTGGCGTGATGCCGCTGCGATCCACCAGGCATGGCACCTCCACGCAAGCCTCGCGCGGCAGGTTCGTGATGAGGCCCGTGTTCATCACATTGCCGCCAATCTTAAACGGCACGTTCGTCTCCATCGCTTCGAAGATATAAGACGCATACTCGTGAGAGCGCTCGTGAGTCAAGCTTGCATTATTCACGATGTCATCTCGCATTTTTTCCAACCCGCAATCTGCTCAACGCAGCGTCGAGGATATTCATCCAGCGGAATGTTGAACCGGTCGATCAGCTCCGGATAATTCCTTTTTATAAAATATGGATGATATTCGGCATTATGCTCTGACGACTCCGTAATATAATAGCCGAATTTCAGCATCATTTCGTAGCGAACCATGTCGTTGTGCTTCTCCAACTGCTTCTCCGCCGCCCGCTTCTTGATCTCCGGATACAGGTCCACTCCGTTCTTGCTCACTTCCAGCAGCCATGCCATATGATTGATGCCTGCGATTTTCGCCTGCACCCCGGTCTGGTCAAGTCCCAGGTGCTCAAACAAATGCGGAACACAGACTTGTACGCTGTGACAGAGGCCCACCGTGCGGACACCTCCGTACGTATTCATGACATTGGTAAGCACGGCCATGGGATTCGTGTAATTCAAGAACCAAGCATCCGGACATACTTCCCGAATATCTGCAGCAAATTCAAGCATGACAGGAATCGTACGCAGATTGCGGAAAATGCCGCCAATCCCCACCGTATCGGCAATCGTCTGACGCAAGCCATATTTCTTCGGTATTTCAAAATCGGTGATCGTACACGGATCGTATCCGCCCACTTGGATCGCATTGACCACATACTTCGCTCCACGCAGCGCCTCCTTTCTA
This genomic window from Paenibacillus hexagrammi contains:
- a CDS encoding thioredoxin family protein gives rise to the protein MSTNLANKLRTGIKPQQFIDGMEKNQEQFLAYYNSFEWASEDDKEFFEQLNNRDDLRCLILCADWCGDVVRNVPVVFRALENSGVPVEVLIQEQNMDVMDQFLTMGGRAIPIVIFTDTGGFVLGQWGPRPKHVQAVMTQFKQENPDREAPDYNEKIQVARAEMGRQYGEGNSYHAAIVQELRELISTF
- a CDS encoding HPP family protein, yielding MTTSIKSTALKLLPGFGGFLAIWLLSLLGDSARFPLLMAPFGASCVIAFALSQSPLAQPRSIVGGHALSTLVGLCALFAFGDHAWSMALAVGAAITLMQLTRTLHPPAGADPLVVMTTGASWGFLFTPVLIGSIVLVLVAYGYHRAAKASYPAKWW
- a CDS encoding dehydrogenase, with the translated sequence MNKTNEKHKQQFPTARGIRRACSKELYRTAKRLKTWISPEQMKQAEELYIKKVMLNLPFIVENGSNRKALSDWFDENVGPEIAPLWNVELPALNQAFRDAFGG
- a CDS encoding DedA family protein produces the protein MGDLIHSVLLYLESLGYWGIFLGLMLEVIPNELLLAYAGYLVSKGEISFIGAIICAVIGGTLAQIVLYWIGRYGGRPFLERYGKYLLISKHHIDVAESWFNRYGTGMIFTARFIPIVRHAISIPGGLARMPLGKFTLYTALALVPYSFLYVYLGMALKDNWEKIDEVAGPYIKPLIIAAIVLTLLYVAYQFFMKRRNRAS
- a CDS encoding cupredoxin domain-containing protein, whose protein sequence is MSKVWIIQRKHVVLAAAALLIVAAGVLYANRVKLLPADAQPVVERTFHMVTGEFSSTTADGKKIEAYRWDPGSIVVHKGEHVKLNILGVNGVSHPFLIEGLNVRGEVKKGKTTVVSFTPNQTGTYRLICLAHADEAHNGPMIGYIEVID
- a CDS encoding IS4 family transposase — its product is MIEQKLSIDQLPAEIKLAFQELKVIKHLNDAGFKKKFGFTCATLFRIIFVLLFQQKNWFRLLESPQGTNYPGKDAVYRFLNHSGYAWRRFLTLLSHETVHRMEHLTSDKRETAFIFDDSMFERNRSKAVEMLARFKDHATGAYYKGFRMLTMGWTDGHSFVPIDFALLSSNNSSINGIADGIDKRSSGYKRRKEALQSAPDNIAAMLDRAMAAGLSASYVLMDSWFTHAPLIQEMRNRELHVIGMVKNDRKRYLVDGHRICLNSLYSLAARIEGKNRHILRQIRTELAPGIPVMVVFVRHRSKKKEWLAILSTDLTLSASDIIRIYRMRWEIEVFFKCAKSLLRLQKEFQGRSYDLLISHTTIVFARYILLAWQHRQSTDQRTIGGLFYLLCDEVGTIDWVVALQQLVELMNEVATKVGKRISKLIHRQLHDWIAGLPSYIKVYLPISSCES
- a CDS encoding MFS transporter, yielding MKTEASNSAPQSMNDRIVMPIWTCGLFIVVMNTTMFNVSMPSIIGDLHITADLGSWIISSYSIGYALSTVIYSRLSDSIAIRRLLTVGLLVLGFSSVLGLFAQTYGVLLAARILQSAGAGAMAGLGLILASRYIPPQRRGRAIAMISAGSAMAFGIGPIAGGIITEYFGWNGLFGLTCLILLVLPVLLRLLPRDLPPSSGFDLIGASLTVANAVTLLLAVTQLSIVWLAVSAVTIITHVWHLRKGQDTFINPALLKNTHYRKLLIIGWCILIVNLGNLFLMPLALSDLYGRSPLTIGLTIAPGALLSAFLSRFVGRWIDTYGNRLFLLIAHALFIAVLLSFMLGIGSASYIILGGYLALSPAISAAIASLNNETSQLLPKAQIGSGMGLMQLIQFFGGSMSTAVCGLLLHAFNRLPAVERYSRTYAVLLAVSLCSTLVLYWYIRSARPATQTDSR
- a CDS encoding LysR family transcriptional regulator, whose protein sequence is MIEQMDGRSMRTFVAVLEERSLSKAAARLGYVQSTITAQIQQMEQLMGVRLFQRLPRGVEPTEAGKAIAPFAYRFLQLGQSLQDQLSGLDEPKGPVRMRALESFCVPHLPQLLPAFIRQYPQIELHFETGFQHDIVEEVNAYRIDLGIVPSDPQLPQMEFIPLFSDELVWVAASELACGMQDGEWGNLPQVKVISYGGRCIYHHIVERELQKKGVIHFSVMEFDSLEMIKQTVICGMGAALLPFSSVQAEIASGRLTRVKTDTSIPINHGLICMKDRELSTAARIWKDRLLDWFQT
- a CDS encoding MBL fold metallo-hydrolase; translation: MIKIDTVPLGPLGTNAYLLSNPDTKKGIIIDPGMNPQPLIKKIASLDIEAILLTHAHFDHIGGVDEIRKLKKCPVYIHDLEADWLTNPKKNGSARWPELGADIVTDPAEFALDEGQVLEFLGIQLKVFHTPGHSPGSVSFLYDKHLFGGDVLFRLSVGRTDLPGGDTNTLLDSIQDKLFLLNDDVIVYPGHGVRTTIGFERDNNPYV